A region of the Actinomycetota bacterium genome:
GGGCGTCGCGCACATGGAGGTCTTCGGGTCCTGGGAAGCCATCGTTCGCGCCGGCGCCGAGCCGATCGAGCGGCTCGGTGCCGACGACGTAGCGATCCTGAATGCCGACGACGCGGTCGTCCGCGGCTACGCCGAATGCGCGAAAGCGCGAGTGATGTGGTACGGCACGGCGGTAGAAGCGGACGTCCGCGCGACGGACGTCTCGCTCGGGGACGACGGCCGCGCCAGCTTCACGGTGGAGGCCGCCGGGGAGAGCCAGAGCGTCGAGCTCGCCGTCGCCGGCGAGCACATGGTGTCGAACGCGCTCGCCGCCACCGCCTGTGGGCTCGGGTTTGGGCTGTCCGCGGCGGAGTGTGTGGCCGCGCTGAAGGGCGCGCGCATATCGCGATGGCGGATGGAAACGTTCACGACATCGCGCGGCCTCGTCGTCGTCAACGACGCCTACAACGCGAACCCCGAATCGATGGCCTTCGCGTTGAAGACGGCGCGGTGGATGGCCCGGCGAGGGCGCCTGGCCGCGGTGCTCGGCCACATGGCCGAGCTCGGCCCCATCGCGTTCGAGGAGCACGAGCGCCTCGGCGAGCTCGTCGTCCGCGTCGGCGTCGACCGTCTGATCACGCTCGGCGAACCGGCGCAAGCGATCGCGCGCGCGGCCGTCCGCGAAGGACAGCTGCCCGAGGACGTCGCGAGCTACGACGCTCCGGAGGACGCCGCCGCCGACGTTCGGTCGTGGGCCCGCCGAGGAGACGTCGTCATCCTGAAGGGCTCTCGCGTTGCCGGCGTCGAACGGGTCGCGGAGCTGGTGCGATGAGAACGAGGTCGCGCGGGTGAGACAGATCCTCATCGCCGCCGCCGTCGGACTCGCCGTCACACTGCTCGGCACGCCGATCGCGATCCGCCTGTTCCGGATCTGGGGCTGGGGTCAGCGGATCCGCGAGGACGGCCCGCACACGCACCTGGAGAAGATGGGCACGCCGACGATGGGAGGCACGGTGATCCTCGTCGGCATCCTCGTCGCCTACTTGGTCACCCGCCTGGCCTTCACCACGGTGAGCGCCGCGGGCATCTCGGTGTTGCTGGCAACCCTGCTGTTCGGTGCGATCGGGTTCATCGACGACTACATCAAGGTCCGCCGTCGCCGTTCGCTCGGACTGTCGAAGACTGCGAAGGTGATCGGGCAGGCGATCGCGGCGATCGCGTTCGCCGTGCTTGCGGTTCAGGGCGCGAATGCCTCGACGGAGCTGTCGTTCGTCCGGGAGACGGGACTCGATCTCGGCCTGGTGTTCTACGTGTGGGTCTTCGTCATCCTCGCGGCGTCGTCCAACGCGGTGAACCTCACCGACGGCCTGGACGGGTTGGCGTCCGGCTCGTCGATCCTCGTGTTCTCCGCGTTCGTGTTCGTGGCGTTCTGGCAGTTCCGGCACACGTGCGATATCGACCTTCAGGCCGCGTGCTATCCGGTCGACACGGTCGCGGCGCTCGACGTCGCGATCGTCGCCGCCGCGGCCACCGGCGCGGCAGCGGGATTCCTGTGGTGGAACGCCGCGCCCGCGAGGATCTTCATGGGCGACACCGGATCGCTCGCGCTCGGCGGGCTCATGGGTGCGCTGGCCGTCGTAACGAGCACGCAGCTGCTTCTCGTGGTGCTGGGGGGGCTGTTCGTCATCGAGACGACGTCGGTCGTCGTCCAGGTGATCGCGTACCGCGGGTTCGGGCGACGCGTGTTCCGCATGACGCCGATC
Encoded here:
- the murF gene encoding UDP-N-acetylmuramoyl-tripeptide--D-alanyl-D-alanine ligase, translated to MIPRSLSEVAAAVDGRLFGGDATADSVSTDSRVVRPGALFVALRGERTDGHDHVGEALASGAVGAIVDRPAQSANGPVIEVRDTGRALLDLASDERTRLSDVKVIGVTGSNGKTSVKDLAAAVLSTRYRTHASHASFNNEVGLPMTLLDAEPGTEVLVLEMGARHEGDVAVLFHVARPDAVLVTNVGVAHMEVFGSWEAIVRAGAEPIERLGADDVAILNADDAVVRGYAECAKARVMWYGTAVEADVRATDVSLGDDGRASFTVEAAGESQSVELAVAGEHMVSNALAATACGLGFGLSAAECVAALKGARISRWRMETFTTSRGLVVVNDAYNANPESMAFALKTARWMARRGRLAAVLGHMAELGPIAFEEHERLGELVVRVGVDRLITLGEPAQAIARAAVREGQLPEDVASYDAPEDAAADVRSWARRGDVVILKGSRVAGVERVAELVR
- the mraY gene encoding phospho-N-acetylmuramoyl-pentapeptide-transferase translates to MRQILIAAAVGLAVTLLGTPIAIRLFRIWGWGQRIREDGPHTHLEKMGTPTMGGTVILVGILVAYLVTRLAFTTVSAAGISVLLATLLFGAIGFIDDYIKVRRRRSLGLSKTAKVIGQAIAAIAFAVLAVQGANASTELSFVRETGLDLGLVFYVWVFVILAASSNAVNLTDGLDGLASGSSILVFSAFVFVAFWQFRHTCDIDLQAACYPVDTVAALDVAIVAAAATGAAAGFLWWNAAPARIFMGDTGSLALGGLMGALAVVTSTQLLLVVLGGLFVIETTSVVVQVIAYRGFGRRVFRMTPIHHHFELAGWPEFTVIVRFWIVTGLCVAVGIGLFYADFLALGGTE